Proteins from a single region of Dasypus novemcinctus isolate mDasNov1 chromosome 16, mDasNov1.1.hap2, whole genome shotgun sequence:
- the LOC101439874 gene encoding suppressor of cytokine signaling 2, producing the protein MTLRCLEPSGNGAEGTQNQWGTAGSAEEPSPEAACLAKALRELGQTGWYWGSMTVNEAKEKLKEAPEGTFLIRDSSHSDYLLTISVKTSAGPTNLRIEYQDGKFRLDSIICVKSKLKQFDSVVHLIDYYVQMCKDKRTGPEAPRNGTVHLYLTKPLYTAAPSLQHLCRLTINKCTGTIWGLPLPTRLKDYLEEYKFQV; encoded by the coding sequence ATGACCCTGCGGTGCCTCGAGCCCTCCGGGAATGGCGCGGAAGGGACGCAGAACCAGTGGGGGACCGCGGGGTCGGCGGAAGAGCCGTCCCCGGAGGCGGCGTGTCTAGCGAAGGCCCTGCGGGAGCTCGGGCAAACAGGATGGTACTGGGGAAGTATGACTGTTAATGAAGccaaagagaaattaaaagaggCACCAGAAGGAACCTTCTTAATTAGAGACAGTTCTCATTCAGACTACCTACTAACAATATCTGTTAAAACATCAGCCGGGCCAACTAATCTGCGAATCGAATACCAAGATGGGAAATTCAGATTGGACTCTATCATATGTGTCAAATCCAAGCTTAAACAATTTGACAGTGTGGTTCATCTGATAGACTACTATGTTCAGATGTGCAAGGATAAGCGGACCGGCCCAGAAGCCCCCCGGAATGGCACTGTTCACCTTTATCTGACCAAACCTCTCTACACGGCAGCACCATCTCTGCAGCATCTCTGTAGACTCACCATTAACAAATGTACCGGTACCATCTGGGGACTACCTTTACCAACAAGACTGAAAGATTACTTAGAAGAATACAAATTCCAGGTATAa